The region TTTAATATAATTCCTCATCTTTTCCATATCCCAAACTTCACCGGTCTCCAGGAGCAGGAAATCGGGAGTACAATAGGTCTCCAACGCCTGGGTGTCCATATCTGAAAATATTTTTTGAAAGGAATTTTCAATGAGATCTTTGATTTGATCTTCATTGGTTTTTTCGGAATTCTGTCCTATAGTGGTTACTGCTAAGAACATAATTAGAATTTGAAGTATTCTTTTCATTTGTCTTATAATTTTAAATATAAATCTCGAGGATTCGGTTTTACAAATTAAGGTATTTATATAACCTCCTGTTTTCTTAATATTAAAATTTTTAAGAATTTATGTAAATAAAACTTTACATTTAAAATATTTGTTTATTTTTGTAAAGTAAACATTACATATAGTAAACTATTAATTACATTTAAAATGAAAAAAGAACGAAAAAAGAACCTTTACACCCTTGCCGTATGGACCTGGAGCTGGGTGGCTACCATGGCAATTGCCGCCTTTGGACCAAAGTACATTTGGGATGATCACACTGTTTTAACCACATTGGCAGTATCAGTCAACTTTATTCACGGAATTTTAATGATTTTCGCTAACCGAAGAATGTTTAATAATTTTGATGAGCTGGAGCGTAAAATCCATTTGGAATCTTTGGCTTTAACATTGGGATTAGCAGTTGTAGTGGGACTGTCTTATTCTTTACTTGACGCTACCAATCTAATTAAATATGATGCAGAAATAAGCAAGCTTGTAATATTTATAGGCTTAACTTATTTAGTTTTGGTCACCATAAATACCAGAAGGTACACATGAAAAATAAATTAAAAGTACTTCGGGCCGAACATAGTTATACCCAGGAAGATTTAGCAGATATTATTGGGGTCTCCCGGCAAACAATTAATGCCATAGAAAAAGAGAAATTTGACCCTAGTTTGCCCACAGCTTTTAGAATTTCAAAACTCTTTAAGTTACCTATAGAAGCTATTTTTAATTTTGAGGAAACTTAAATGTGGTCTCTTATTTTTGGAATCTTAGACGACCGGTTACCAATAAACCTATACCCAGACCTGCTAATAAACCAGCAGCTATATCGGCTAAATCTCCTTCGACTAAGGGAAATAAAAAAACTCCAATTGCTAATAATACTAAACCGATAATTCTTACTTTATTCATAATTTTTTAAAGTTTGAAAGACCCTTGGGATCTCTTGAATGTTGAACACTTATTCAATTATATAAAATTTTAAATAATGATTTCTACCGAAGCTTATTGGATAGAAGATATATATTAAAAGAACTGCGGAGAAACCACTCATTAAAACATCATTGATTTCAATTATGTAAGATAACACAAGCAAACTTATTTGAACTAAAAGCAATACCGGCAGTATCCATTTATTTTTTGGAAACCCTGTGAGTTCAAATTTTGTTAGCTCATTCTCTTTAATTTCAATAGCATGTACCGGGCTACCGCACCAATCAATTTTTGCTTTCAATTTATAATTACCGGGTTCTAAATCAAATCCTTTTGATTCTCCGTTACCTATATATTTGATTATTAAGGTGTAACCCGATTTCTCTGCCCCTATTTGCCCATTCAGATCTCCTATTTACTATTAATTTGCTCATTGATGAGGAATTTTAAAAGCGCACATAGCGGTGTATATTTAATGAGTAGCATTTACAGTTCACAGAAGTTTATTAAAGAGATTTTAAAAATAAGTAAATTTCTAAAATTTAGGAGAAAAGGAAAATATTTTCTAAAAAACACTTATTTTAAAACTA is a window of Salegentibacter salegens DNA encoding:
- a CDS encoding nuclear transport factor 2 family protein — protein: MKRILQILIMFLAVTTIGQNSEKTNEDQIKDLIENSFQKIFSDMDTQALETYCTPDFLLLETGEVWDMEKMRNYIKKASEQNTQVKRINSFDFIEIKIEGKMAWIAYRNKAEFKSGDRIVREINWLESASAILTEEGWKLQLLHSTIVKE
- a CDS encoding helix-turn-helix transcriptional regulator; amino-acid sequence: MKNKLKVLRAEHSYTQEDLADIIGVSRQTINAIEKEKFDPSLPTAFRISKLFKLPIEAIFNFEET